The Sinomonas sp. P10A9 genome includes a window with the following:
- the rlmB gene encoding 23S rRNA (guanosine(2251)-2'-O)-methyltransferase RlmB, giving the protein MAKGRPGAARNKKGPTTGTGGHGRKALEGKGPTPKAEDRVYHKAHRTKELAERSAVKRTGQPGRLATGRAGTGRAKGAEEMVTGRNSVVEALRAGVPAKALYVAVRIEMDDRVREAMKLAAEAGIALMEAQKPELDRMTDDAIHQGVALQVPPYDYPEAFKLAEDTFEKWRRGHIANAPLFVALDGITDPRNLGAIIRSVSAFSGHGVIVPERRSVGMTASAWKTSAGAAVRVPVAKAANLNTVLRQMKELGIFVLGLDGDGDVSLPGLALATDPVCLVVGSEGKGLSRLTRELCDQIVSIPIDSDMESLNAGMAVAISLYEVSTRRAAAAAKTS; this is encoded by the coding sequence ATGGCCAAGGGACGCCCCGGGGCAGCTCGGAACAAGAAGGGCCCAACTACTGGCACTGGCGGGCATGGCCGCAAGGCCCTGGAAGGCAAGGGCCCCACGCCCAAGGCCGAGGACCGGGTGTACCACAAGGCGCACCGCACGAAGGAGCTTGCCGAGCGCTCGGCCGTCAAGCGGACCGGGCAGCCGGGACGGCTTGCCACCGGGCGCGCCGGAACGGGCCGCGCGAAGGGCGCCGAGGAGATGGTCACCGGACGCAACTCGGTGGTCGAGGCGCTCCGCGCCGGTGTGCCGGCGAAGGCCCTCTACGTCGCTGTGCGGATCGAGATGGACGACCGCGTGCGGGAGGCCATGAAGCTCGCCGCCGAGGCCGGCATCGCGCTCATGGAGGCGCAGAAGCCCGAGCTGGACCGCATGACCGACGATGCGATCCACCAGGGTGTCGCCCTCCAGGTCCCGCCCTACGACTACCCGGAAGCCTTCAAGCTCGCCGAGGACACCTTCGAGAAGTGGCGGCGCGGGCATATCGCGAACGCGCCCCTGTTCGTGGCGCTCGACGGCATCACGGACCCGCGCAACCTCGGTGCGATCATCCGATCCGTTTCCGCCTTCTCAGGCCACGGCGTGATTGTGCCGGAGCGGCGTTCTGTGGGCATGACCGCCTCAGCATGGAAGACGTCCGCCGGCGCGGCGGTGCGCGTGCCGGTCGCGAAGGCCGCGAACCTCAACACGGTGCTGCGGCAGATGAAGGAGCTCGGGATCTTCGTCCTCGGGCTCGACGGCGACGGCGACGTCTCGCTCCCCGGCCTCGCGCTCGCGACCGACCCCGTGTGCCTCGTGGTCGGTTCCGAGGGCAAGGGCCTGTCACGGCTCACGCGCGAGCTGTGCGACCAGATCGTCTCGATCCCGATCGACTCGGACATGGAGTCCCTCAACGCCGGCATGGCCGTGGCGATCTCGCTGTACGAGGTCTCCACGCGGCGAGCGGCCGCGGCTGCCAAGACCTCCTGA
- a CDS encoding carbon-nitrogen hydrolase family protein has product MRIALAQMTSSRSLDDNLGLVRQTLAEAGRRHADIVVFPEATMRAFGNSLTDIAEPLDGPWATAVRAAADEAGVVVVVGMFTPGEPGTIRNTLLVHGRGVEAHYDKIHLYDAFGFLESDTVTAGKEPVTFTVDGVTFGLATCYDVRFPNLFTATADDGAQVQLVCASWGAGPGKAEQWDLLVRARAVDSTCFLVAVGQSDPEAAGVQAQHGAPTGIGRSAVVDPFGHLIERLGSGPDTLYVDLDLARVEQARAALPVLANSVSL; this is encoded by the coding sequence ATGCGGATCGCACTCGCCCAGATGACCTCCTCACGCTCCCTCGACGACAACCTCGGCCTTGTCCGCCAGACCCTGGCCGAAGCCGGTCGACGGCATGCCGACATCGTGGTGTTCCCCGAAGCGACCATGCGCGCCTTCGGCAACTCGCTGACCGACATCGCCGAACCCCTCGACGGGCCCTGGGCCACGGCAGTGCGCGCAGCCGCGGACGAGGCTGGCGTGGTGGTGGTGGTCGGCATGTTCACCCCCGGGGAACCGGGGACGATCCGCAACACCCTCCTCGTCCACGGACGCGGGGTCGAGGCACATTACGACAAGATCCACCTTTATGACGCCTTCGGATTCCTCGAGTCGGACACCGTGACCGCCGGCAAGGAGCCCGTCACGTTCACGGTCGACGGCGTCACGTTCGGCCTCGCGACCTGCTACGACGTCCGCTTCCCGAACCTCTTCACCGCTACGGCCGACGACGGCGCCCAGGTCCAGCTCGTGTGCGCCTCGTGGGGCGCCGGGCCCGGCAAGGCCGAACAGTGGGACCTGCTGGTGCGGGCGCGCGCTGTGGACTCGACGTGCTTCCTCGTGGCCGTCGGACAGTCCGACCCCGAGGCTGCGGGCGTACAGGCACAGCACGGCGCACCGACCGGGATCGGCCGCTCCGCCGTAGTGGACCCGTTCGGGCACCTGATCGAGCGGCTCGGCTCCGGCCCCGACACCCTGTACGTGGACCTCGACCTTGCCCGCGTGGAGCAGGCCCGCGCGGCCCTGCCGGTCCTGGCGAACAGCGTGAGCCTCTAG
- a CDS encoding barstar family protein, whose product MNGPESGQRSVVVPAAASKHEVLVAFGKALHLPEYYGTNLDALNDCLQDLASELANGEGEPLTLEWHVHPAFRRDAAYAVVKGILVGAVEAAEGTLTLRILPPDHV is encoded by the coding sequence GTGAACGGACCGGAGAGCGGCCAGCGCAGCGTCGTCGTGCCCGCGGCAGCGTCGAAGCACGAGGTGCTCGTAGCGTTCGGAAAGGCCCTGCACCTTCCCGAGTACTACGGCACGAATCTCGACGCCCTCAATGACTGCCTCCAGGACCTCGCCTCGGAGCTGGCCAACGGCGAGGGCGAGCCGCTCACCCTCGAGTGGCACGTGCACCCGGCCTTCCGCCGCGATGCCGCCTACGCCGTGGTGAAGGGCATCCTCGTCGGCGCCGTCGAGGCTGCCGAGGGCACGCTCACCCTCCGCATCCTCCCGCCCGACCACGTCTGA
- the glgX gene encoding glycogen debranching protein GlgX, producing MTMPLAFVVTPSQPFPLGLTPARSAEQQASHTVNVAVYAPGLDAVDVHFIGTDGVWRKEPLPEFTDGVHHGLVVGIPEGTPYAFAARTDAAGVAPEPGTGTLLLDPYGRAVDRVGGRWLNSRVHGGFDWGTVSRPNVPMRDTIIYEAHVKGQSMLHPDVPEELRGTYAGLAHPAMIEHFRTLGVTSIQLLPVHFHLDESHLQDLGLTNYWGYNTAAFFAPHPAYATAASRAAGPQAVQDEFKGMVKLLHVAGFEVLLDVVYNHSAEEGMGGPVVSFRGLGDREYYRCDPEGRYIDTTGCGNTLDFSNPRVVQLALDSLRLWAEEYRVDGFRFDLAVSLCRDGQHSFTPAHPFLVAAAADPVISRTKLISEPWDLGFGGWQTGRFPVGWADWNDHYRDTVRDFWLADRAELDAGGRGGPTARLADALSGSHGLFAASGRTALASVNFVAAHDGFTLADLTAYHRKHNEANGEQNRDGTSHNRSYNHGFEGRTEVESIIAARTQSAKNIMATLMISLGVPMITAGDEFGRTQQGNNNAYCQDNATAWLNWTLDSAGKEMLDHTAWLIRIRKDFLLRQPMSYPAREESNYFHWFGADGTPMDPDRWQDPRERLLQFLLGSKDGYLDGLVVINGGPQRLDLAFPSVPTERGVEHEMAFELRYSTARQAEHRIGTVFASGQDDVAEPYSVTIYRARNVM from the coding sequence ATGACGATGCCCCTGGCGTTCGTGGTGACGCCATCGCAGCCGTTTCCGCTCGGCCTCACTCCGGCACGCTCAGCGGAGCAGCAGGCGAGCCACACCGTCAACGTGGCGGTGTACGCGCCGGGTCTTGACGCCGTGGACGTCCATTTCATCGGCACTGATGGCGTGTGGCGCAAGGAACCGCTTCCCGAGTTCACGGACGGCGTGCACCACGGCCTTGTGGTCGGGATACCGGAGGGTACGCCGTACGCCTTTGCGGCGCGGACCGATGCCGCAGGAGTGGCGCCGGAGCCCGGGACCGGTACTCTCCTCCTGGACCCGTACGGCCGGGCCGTGGACCGCGTGGGGGGCCGATGGCTCAATTCCCGCGTGCATGGCGGCTTCGACTGGGGAACGGTGAGCCGCCCCAACGTCCCGATGCGGGACACGATCATCTACGAGGCCCACGTCAAGGGCCAGTCGATGCTCCACCCCGACGTCCCCGAGGAGCTCCGCGGCACGTATGCGGGGCTCGCGCACCCGGCCATGATCGAGCACTTCAGGACACTGGGCGTCACGAGCATCCAGCTCCTCCCGGTCCATTTCCACCTCGACGAGTCCCACCTCCAGGACCTCGGCCTCACCAACTACTGGGGCTACAACACGGCCGCATTCTTCGCACCGCATCCCGCGTACGCGACTGCAGCCTCGCGCGCCGCGGGGCCGCAGGCCGTCCAGGACGAGTTCAAGGGCATGGTCAAGCTCCTCCACGTGGCGGGGTTCGAGGTGCTCCTCGACGTCGTGTACAACCACTCGGCGGAGGAGGGCATGGGGGGCCCAGTGGTCAGCTTCCGCGGACTGGGCGACCGCGAGTACTACCGCTGTGACCCCGAGGGCAGGTACATCGACACGACCGGCTGCGGCAACACCCTCGACTTCTCGAACCCGCGCGTGGTCCAGCTCGCCCTCGACTCGCTGCGGCTGTGGGCCGAGGAGTACCGCGTCGACGGGTTCCGCTTCGACCTCGCGGTGTCGCTGTGCCGTGACGGGCAGCACTCCTTCACGCCCGCTCACCCGTTCCTCGTCGCGGCCGCCGCGGACCCGGTGATCTCCCGCACCAAACTCATCTCTGAGCCCTGGGACCTCGGATTCGGCGGATGGCAGACCGGGCGATTCCCTGTGGGCTGGGCGGACTGGAACGACCACTACCGCGACACCGTCCGCGACTTCTGGCTTGCCGACCGCGCCGAGCTCGACGCGGGGGGCCGCGGAGGGCCGACGGCGCGCCTCGCCGACGCGCTCTCGGGCTCGCACGGGCTGTTCGCGGCGTCGGGGCGCACGGCCCTGGCATCGGTCAACTTCGTGGCCGCGCACGACGGCTTCACCCTCGCCGATCTCACGGCCTACCACCGCAAGCACAACGAGGCCAACGGCGAGCAGAACCGCGACGGCACCAGCCACAACCGCTCGTACAACCATGGGTTCGAGGGCCGTACCGAGGTCGAGTCGATCATTGCGGCGCGGACGCAGTCCGCCAAGAACATCATGGCCACGCTCATGATCTCGCTCGGGGTCCCGATGATCACGGCCGGGGACGAGTTCGGCCGCACCCAGCAGGGCAACAACAACGCCTACTGCCAGGACAACGCCACGGCATGGCTCAACTGGACCCTCGACTCGGCCGGCAAGGAGATGCTGGACCACACGGCGTGGCTCATCCGCATCCGCAAGGACTTCCTCCTGCGCCAGCCGATGAGCTACCCGGCCCGCGAGGAGAGCAACTACTTCCACTGGTTCGGTGCCGATGGCACCCCCATGGACCCGGATCGGTGGCAGGACCCCCGCGAGCGACTCCTCCAGTTCCTCCTCGGGTCCAAGGACGGCTACCTCGACGGCCTCGTGGTCATCAATGGCGGCCCCCAGAGGCTGGACCTCGCGTTCCCCTCGGTGCCCACTGAGCGGGGCGTCGAGCACGAGATGGCGTTCGAGCTGCGCTACTCGACGGCGCGCCAGGCGGAGCACCGCATCGGCACCGTCTTCGCCTCCGGGCAGGACGACGTCGCCGAGCCCTACTCGGTGACCATCTACCGCGCCCGGAACGTCATGTGA
- the glgP gene encoding alpha-glucan family phosphorylase, with protein MKAIRRFTVRTVLPEPIAALDTLATNLRWSWHQPTRELFESLNPALWEESRHDPAGFLGLVTREQLQQLALDSDVVDRVRAAEEDLRRYLEEPRWYQGLGDEVPRRIAYFSPEYGITEVLPQYSGGLGILAGDHLKSASDLGVPLVGVGLLYQAGYFKQSLSRDAWQQETYPVLDPDALPLILLREENGTPCLVTLPLPNGRKLYANIWRADVGRVPLLLLDSNIPANDDGARSVTDRLYGGGGDHRLQQELLLGMGGVKALRIFQRLTGGPAPEVFHTNEGHAGFLGIERIQELMSGPEPLTFDEALVAGRASTVFTTHTPVAAGIDRFDAAQIKYFFDAGLAPDVPTAKVLELGRESYEGGDPSVFNMAVMGLRLAQRANGVAKLHGEVSRAMFSGLWPGFDHSEVPITSVTNGVHVPTWVDPTVTSMAEHLAPDALVGGRWDVVFNVTDEKIWETRRVLRGRLIEDVRRRVNAAWRKRGAGEAELTWTDSILSPDVLTIGFARRVPTYKRLTLMLRDPARLKRLLLHPENPIQIVIAGKSHPADDAGKKMIQDLVRFTDDPEVRHRIAFLPNYDIAMARTLFPGCDVWLNNPLRPLEACGTSGMKAAINGSLNLSVLDGWWDEMYDGSNGWAIPTASGTASPAERDDIEAAALYELLETQIAPRFYGAPGTGPGAESAGAAGPSKANPEGVPTHWISMIKHTLSHLGPAVSADRMVGDYVSQLYTPAAQAGRKVTADDYLLTRELAAWTKHVRSNWSQVHVEHIDSGGLSEVPQIGDKLDVSAYLNLGVLNPGDVLVELAYGKVDDSDQLTAVALAELEPHENLGNGRYKFSGTVTMEHSGAFGYTVRAIPRHKGLASKAELGLVVNA; from the coding sequence GTGAAGGCCATCCGTAGATTCACCGTCCGTACCGTGCTCCCCGAGCCGATTGCCGCGCTCGACACGCTCGCCACGAACCTGCGCTGGTCTTGGCACCAGCCCACCCGCGAGCTGTTCGAGAGCCTCAATCCCGCACTCTGGGAGGAGAGCCGCCACGACCCGGCGGGGTTCCTGGGGCTCGTCACGCGCGAGCAGCTGCAGCAGCTCGCGCTCGACTCCGACGTCGTCGACCGGGTCCGGGCGGCCGAGGAGGACCTGCGCCGCTACCTCGAGGAGCCCCGCTGGTACCAGGGACTCGGCGACGAGGTGCCCCGGCGCATCGCCTACTTCTCCCCCGAGTACGGCATCACCGAGGTCCTCCCCCAGTACTCCGGCGGCCTGGGCATCCTTGCCGGCGACCACCTCAAGAGTGCCTCCGATCTCGGAGTGCCGCTCGTCGGCGTCGGGCTCCTGTACCAGGCGGGCTACTTCAAGCAGTCGCTCTCGCGGGACGCCTGGCAGCAGGAGACCTACCCGGTCCTCGACCCGGATGCCCTGCCGCTGATCCTCCTCAGGGAGGAGAACGGCACTCCATGCCTCGTGACCCTCCCGCTGCCGAACGGACGCAAGCTCTACGCCAACATCTGGCGTGCCGACGTGGGGCGCGTGCCGCTCCTGCTGCTGGACTCCAACATCCCCGCGAACGACGACGGTGCACGCTCGGTCACCGACCGTCTGTACGGCGGCGGCGGCGATCATCGCCTCCAGCAGGAGCTCCTGCTGGGCATGGGCGGCGTCAAGGCCCTGCGCATCTTCCAGCGGCTCACCGGCGGCCCGGCCCCCGAGGTGTTCCACACGAACGAGGGCCACGCCGGTTTCCTCGGCATCGAGCGGATCCAAGAGCTCATGTCCGGGCCGGAGCCCCTCACGTTCGACGAGGCCCTCGTGGCCGGCCGCGCATCCACGGTGTTCACGACGCACACTCCCGTGGCCGCGGGCATCGACCGGTTCGACGCGGCGCAGATCAAGTACTTCTTCGACGCCGGACTCGCTCCCGACGTCCCGACGGCCAAGGTCCTCGAGCTAGGCCGCGAGAGCTATGAGGGCGGCGATCCCTCGGTGTTCAACATGGCGGTCATGGGCCTGCGGCTCGCCCAGCGCGCGAACGGCGTAGCGAAGCTCCACGGCGAGGTGTCCCGCGCGATGTTCTCTGGACTGTGGCCCGGATTCGACCACTCTGAGGTGCCGATCACGTCCGTCACGAACGGCGTGCACGTGCCCACGTGGGTGGACCCCACGGTCACGTCGATGGCAGAGCACCTTGCCCCCGACGCCCTCGTGGGCGGCCGCTGGGACGTGGTCTTCAACGTCACGGACGAGAAGATCTGGGAGACGCGCCGTGTGCTGCGCGGCCGGCTCATCGAGGATGTGCGGCGCCGCGTCAACGCGGCGTGGCGCAAGCGCGGTGCGGGCGAGGCCGAGCTCACCTGGACCGACTCGATCCTGAGCCCCGACGTGCTCACCATCGGGTTCGCGCGGCGCGTGCCCACCTACAAGCGCCTCACGCTCATGCTGCGTGACCCGGCACGGCTCAAGCGGCTCCTGCTGCATCCCGAGAACCCGATCCAGATCGTGATCGCCGGAAAGTCCCACCCCGCGGACGATGCCGGCAAGAAGATGATCCAGGACCTCGTCAGGTTCACCGACGATCCCGAGGTGCGCCACCGCATCGCGTTCCTGCCGAACTACGACATCGCGATGGCCCGCACGCTCTTCCCCGGGTGCGACGTGTGGCTCAACAACCCCCTGCGCCCGCTCGAGGCCTGCGGAACCTCCGGCATGAAGGCCGCGATCAACGGGTCCCTCAACCTGTCCGTCCTGGACGGCTGGTGGGACGAGATGTACGACGGCTCCAACGGCTGGGCCATCCCCACCGCGAGCGGAACCGCGAGCCCCGCGGAGCGCGACGACATCGAAGCGGCGGCCCTGTACGAGCTCCTCGAGACCCAGATCGCGCCGCGGTTCTACGGTGCCCCCGGCACCGGGCCGGGCGCGGAGTCAGCTGGCGCAGCGGGCCCGTCCAAGGCAAACCCCGAGGGGGTGCCCACCCACTGGATCTCGATGATCAAGCACACCCTCTCGCATCTGGGGCCGGCCGTTTCGGCGGACCGCATGGTCGGCGACTACGTGAGCCAGCTGTACACGCCAGCCGCCCAGGCCGGCCGTAAGGTCACTGCGGACGACTACCTGCTCACCCGCGAGCTCGCTGCCTGGACCAAGCACGTGCGCAGCAACTGGTCGCAGGTGCACGTGGAGCACATCGACTCCGGCGGGCTCTCCGAGGTGCCGCAGATCGGCGACAAGCTCGACGTCAGCGCGTACCTGAACCTCGGCGTCCTCAACCCCGGAGACGTGCTCGTGGAGCTCGCCTACGGCAAGGTCGACGACTCGGACCAGCTCACCGCTGTGGCGCTGGCCGAACTCGAGCCCCACGAGAACCTCGGCAACGGGCGGTACAAGTTCTCGGGAACCGTCACGATGGAGCACTCGGGCGCGTTCGGGTACACCGTCCGCGCGATCCCGCGGCACAAGGGCCTCGCCTCCAAGGCTGAGCTGGGGCTCGTCGTCAACGCCTGA
- a CDS encoding ribonuclease domain-containing protein, with amino-acid sequence MLRRAVIPFVVLAVAVIGFLATRGGGPSADAGPAPSSASSARTTAASGLGAHVANPSGLGEVRASQLPKEAQDTLALIVKGGPYPYDRDGVVYSNFEKVLPLKSSGYYHEYTVVTPGSSDRGARRIVAGQQSEKYYTDDHYASFRFIVEGQ; translated from the coding sequence GTGCTGCGGAGGGCAGTCATCCCGTTCGTGGTCCTCGCGGTTGCCGTGATCGGGTTCCTGGCCACGCGCGGCGGGGGGCCGAGCGCCGACGCCGGCCCCGCGCCGTCGTCCGCCTCCAGCGCGCGCACGACGGCGGCTTCCGGCCTGGGCGCGCACGTCGCCAACCCGAGCGGGCTGGGCGAGGTGAGGGCGTCCCAGCTGCCGAAGGAGGCGCAGGACACCCTTGCGCTCATCGTCAAGGGCGGCCCGTACCCGTACGACAGGGACGGGGTCGTCTACAGCAACTTCGAGAAGGTCCTGCCGCTGAAGTCCTCCGGCTACTACCACGAGTACACCGTGGTGACCCCCGGCTCGTCTGACCGCGGAGCACGCCGGATCGTTGCGGGGCAGCAGAGCGAGAAGTACTACACCGACGACCACTACGCGTCGTTCCGCTTCATCGTGGAGGGGCAGTGA
- the cysS gene encoding cysteine--tRNA ligase — protein sequence MTLRFYDSATAEVRDFVPLEPGRASVYYCGATVQGSPHVGHVRSAIVFDQLTRWLQYRGLETTVVRNVTDIDDKILAKSEASFASDFVPEGTYIPREEWFALAYRYEQEFETAYEVLGVQRPTYEPRATGHITEMHELIARLIERGHAYPAEDGSGDVYFDVRSWPSYGSLTHQSIDDMQAATDADPRGKRDPRDFALWKGYKDGEPKTAAWPSPWGRGRPGWHLECSAMATKYLGARFDIHGGGLDLRFPHHENEVAQSTAAGDGFANIWMHNGMVTYEGEKMSKSIGNVIAPSEMLELAPARVVRYYLGQAHYRSVLDYRPTSLQEAAAAVERIDTFIAKALAKVGASVGEFAHDGAASPAAAAAPAAVPPAFAEAMDDDLNIPQALAALHETVRRGNTALAAGNGVDDPDAVSNALSEVLAMTAVLGLDAAGGRTAWADNSEDTMHRALATLVDAQLGARAAARAAKDWAAADAIRDTLAAAGVVVEDSADGATWSLAAPTHSSAQSALTNRTGA from the coding sequence GTGACCCTGCGCTTCTACGATTCCGCCACCGCCGAAGTCCGTGACTTCGTTCCGCTCGAGCCCGGCAGGGCCTCGGTGTACTACTGCGGTGCCACGGTGCAGGGCTCCCCGCACGTGGGGCACGTGCGTTCGGCGATCGTGTTCGACCAGCTCACGCGCTGGCTGCAGTACCGCGGCCTCGAGACAACCGTGGTCCGCAACGTCACGGACATCGACGACAAGATCCTCGCCAAGAGCGAGGCGAGCTTCGCATCCGATTTCGTCCCCGAGGGCACCTACATCCCGCGCGAAGAGTGGTTCGCACTCGCGTACCGGTACGAGCAGGAGTTCGAGACCGCCTACGAGGTGCTCGGCGTCCAGCGCCCCACCTACGAGCCCCGCGCCACGGGCCACATCACGGAGATGCACGAGCTCATCGCCCGGCTGATCGAGCGAGGCCACGCCTACCCGGCCGAGGACGGCTCGGGGGACGTGTACTTCGATGTCCGCTCGTGGCCGTCCTATGGGTCCCTCACGCACCAGAGCATCGACGACATGCAGGCCGCTACCGATGCTGATCCGCGCGGAAAGCGGGATCCTCGCGACTTTGCCCTGTGGAAGGGCTACAAGGACGGCGAGCCCAAGACGGCGGCGTGGCCCTCGCCGTGGGGCCGCGGCAGGCCCGGCTGGCACCTCGAGTGCTCCGCCATGGCCACGAAGTACCTCGGCGCGCGATTCGACATCCACGGCGGCGGCCTCGACCTGCGCTTCCCGCACCACGAGAACGAGGTGGCCCAGTCCACCGCTGCCGGTGACGGTTTTGCGAACATCTGGATGCACAACGGCATGGTCACCTACGAGGGCGAGAAGATGTCGAAGTCCATCGGCAACGTCATCGCGCCCTCCGAGATGCTCGAGCTCGCGCCGGCACGCGTGGTGCGCTACTACCTCGGCCAGGCCCACTACCGTTCGGTGCTCGACTACAGGCCTACGTCCCTGCAGGAGGCCGCGGCCGCCGTCGAGCGCATCGACACTTTCATCGCGAAGGCGCTTGCCAAGGTCGGAGCCTCCGTCGGGGAGTTCGCGCACGACGGCGCCGCGTCGCCCGCCGCTGCTGCCGCCCCGGCCGCTGTGCCTCCGGCCTTCGCCGAGGCCATGGATGACGACCTCAACATCCCCCAGGCCCTCGCGGCCCTGCACGAGACGGTGCGCCGGGGGAACACGGCACTCGCTGCAGGCAATGGCGTTGACGATCCCGACGCCGTCTCGAATGCGCTCTCCGAGGTGCTCGCCATGACCGCCGTCCTCGGCCTCGACGCCGCGGGCGGCCGGACGGCATGGGCCGACAACTCCGAAGACACGATGCATCGCGCGCTGGCCACCCTCGTCGACGCGCAGCTCGGAGCCCGTGCCGCGGCACGCGCCGCGAAGGACTGGGCCGCCGCGGACGCGATCCGGGATACCCTCGCGGCGGCCGGCGTCGTCGTCGAAGACTCTGCGGACGGGGCCACGTGGAGCCTCGCCGCCCCGACTCATTCAAGCGCGCAGAGCGCGCTCACCAACCGAACGGGAGCATAA